The DNA window GCGCTGTCGACCGCCCCCTCCTCCGCCTGCGTAGACTGCGGGGGTGCCTGCTCGAGAATGCTCCCGGACCGCCTGCTCCAGTCCCGCTGTCAGCTCGCTGACCTTCGTGTACGAGGATTCCACCGCGGTGCTGGGTCCGCTGTCGCGGCTCAGCGAGCCCCACGCCTACGACCTCTGCCGGGACCACGCCTCACGCATGACGGCACCCCGCGGATGGGAGCTGCTGCGGGTCGCCGGGGCGGAGGAGGTCAGCGACGATCTGGTCGCCCTGGCCGATGCCGTGACGCGTCGACAGGACCCCGCGGAGACCACCTCGCCCGCGACCGCACCGGGCTCCGGGCGGACCCCGTCCACCCGCCCGGGCGTCGAGCACCGCGCCCCCGGGCCGGGCGAGCAGACCTCGCCCCGCCACCTCCACGTCGTCAGGAGCCCCCGTGACTGAGCAGAGCACCCCACAGACCTCCGCCGCCCCCGGGCGCAGCGATCTCTCCGGCATCGTGCTCGCCAACGACGTGCGCGGCCGCGCCGGTGACACCCTCACACCGGAGATCGCCCGTGCCCTTGGTGCGGCCTTCGCCGACCAGCTGGATGCCCCCGCGATGATCGTCGCCCACGACATGCGCCTGAGCTCACCGGAGCTGTCGCGAGCGGTGATCGAGGGGGCCGTGCGTCGCGGTGCGATCGTCGCCGACGCCGGGCTGTCCTCGACCGATCAGCTCTACTGCGCCTCCGGCCTGCACCACGCCGCCGGCGTGATGGTCACCGCCTCCCACAACCCCGGCGGTGACAACGGCTTCAAGCTGTGCCTGCCGGGTGCTCGCCCCATCGGGCGGGACTCCGGTCTCGAGGAGGTCCGTCGCGGAGCCGAGGCGTATCTCGACGCCGGCGAGATCCCGCAGAGCGGCGAGGGACGCGCCGAGGGCATCGACACGCTCGAGGACTACGTGGCAGCTCTCCAGGGCCTCGTCCCCCTGCCCGCCGGGCGCTCCGTCAAGGTCGTCGTCGACGCGGGCAACGGCATGGCCGGGCGCACCGCGCCCGCGGTCCTGGGGACGCTCGACCAGGTGGAGCTCATCGGTCTCCACCTCGAGCTCGACGGCAGCTTCCCCCACCATCCTGCCGATCCGCTGCGGCCGGAGAACCTGCGCGACCTGCAGGAGGCGGTGATCCGGGAGGGGGCCGACCTCGGTCTCGCCTTCGACGGGGACGCCGATCGCTGCGTGGTCCTGGACGAGCACGGGACCCCGGTGCCGCCCTCGGCGATCACCGCCCTCATCGCTCAGCGGGAGATCGCGCGTGCCCGCGCGGGCGGGCAGGACCGACCGGCCGTGGTCGCGAACCTGGTCTCCTCCCGTCACGTCGCCGAGGCGGTCCAGGAGGCGGGCGGCGAGCACGTGCGCACCCCCGTCGGTCACACGCTGATCAAGACGATCATGGCCGAGCACGGTGCGGTCTTCGGCGGGGAGCACTCCGCGCACTACTACTTCCGCGACTTCTACTTCGCCGACTCGGGCATGCTCGCCGCCCTGCACGTGCTGACCGCGCTGGTCGAGACCGACGGCACGGCCTCCGAGCTGGTCTCGGCCCACTCCCCGTACGTGGCCAGCGGGGAGATCAACTCCCGCGTGGCCGACGCGCCCGCGGCCCGGGAACGGGTGCGCGCGCACGTCGTCGCTTGGCCCGGGGTGAGCACCGATGATCTCGACGGCCTCACCGTCGAGCACTGGGGTGAGGAGCTCCCGGCCGAGGAGCGGTGGTGGTTCTCGCTGCGCTCCTCGAACACCGAGCCGCTGCTGCGCCTGAACGTCGAGGCTGTGGAGGAGGCGACCATGGTCCGGATCCGGGACGAGGTGCTCGCGATCGCGACGGCCGACGCGACGGGGATGCCTGCTGCGGGCGACGGCGCTGACGACGCGGCCGACGGAGCCTCGGCGGTTCCGCTCGGGAACCCGGATGACACGAGGTCGGCTGACGAGACCTCGGCGGCCGTCGGCACAGGATCACCCGCCGGCACGGAGCTGCCCGCCGGCACGGAGCTGCCCGCCGGTGCGAGCGGCGCGGACGTCCCCGAGTGGGTGCGGTCCATCCTGCGCTGCCCCGACTGCGGCGGCGAGCTGCGCGATGTGGAGCGTGCCCTGCAGTGCACGAGCTGTGCTCACGTCCACCCGGTCGAGGGCGGCATCCCGGTGCTGATCGAGGGGCGGAACGAGGCTCCGACGCCGTCCTGAGCTCCGGACCGCTCAGGCGGTGAACGGCGTGGAGCGCACCTCGAGGGACAGCTCCCGCTGGCGCTCCTGACGTCGGCGCAGCAGCTGCTCGTCCCGATGCGAGCGCTCGGAGGTCACCGCCGCGAGGAACTCCTCGGGATCGGTCCCCGGCGGCGGAGCCGGGGCCACGTGCGGCAGGGTGCGGTGCAGCAGATCGCGGGACAGCTGCCGCCGCGACTCGGGGTTGATCGTGGCGGCCCGGGGCAGGAACGAGCGGATGTCCTGCATGAGGGGGAGCGGGAGCCGGCCGACATCCGCGCTGCGCGCCCAGTCCCGCAGCGACTCCGGCACCTCGACACGCTGCGGGGTCATGCTGCGCATGCGCTCCTGGATCACCATCGTGCCGGCCAGGAGATCACCCACCCTCCGGGATCGGCGATCGATCACCGAGCAGGTCAGCGCGACCGCCCCGGAGGTGGACCAGATCTCGAACATCGCCATCACCGCGCGGAGCAGGCTCTGGCGCACGTGCACCGGGCCGCCGTCGTCACGCACCACGCGCGTGCCCATCGCCAGGCGACCCACCGAGCGCCCGCCCAGCAGCAGCTCGCACAGCACGGGATAGCCCACGTAGGTGAGAACGGACATCAGCACGACCCCGGCGGCGAGGTATCCGTCGTCCAGGTCCATGCGCGCCGCGGCCCAGACCAGGCCGATCGAGCCGCCGACGAGCAGGGCCAGCTGGAGCACTCCGTCGATCGCCGCGGAGATCATGCGGACCGCGAAGGACGCCGGGCGCAGATCGAGCACGACCGCGTCGCCGGTGACCAGGGCATCGTCGGCTCGTGGGGAGGAGACCGCTGCTGCCGCGCCGAGAGATGCCATGGGCCCATCCTGACACCGCGGTCGGTTCCGCGTCAGTGCCGACCGTCGGCTTCCGACGCCCTGGCGTCCGACTTTCGTCGGCGGTCCGCGGCGAGGCGGGAGCCTAGTCTGGCGTGGTGGACACCGACGCCTTCATCGCCGTGCACCGACCGCAGTGGGAGCGGCTCCAGCAGCTGACGCGGAGCCGCGCTCTCGACGCGGCCGGCATCGATGAGCTGCTCTCCCTGTACCAGGAGACCTCGACCCATCTGTCCACCGTCCGATCCACCAACCCGGACCCGGCGCTGATCTCGCGCCTCTCCCTGCTCGTGCACCGCGCCCGGCTGCGGATCACCGGGGCCCGGATCCCGCTGTGGAAGCACGCCCGGAACTTCTTCTGGGAGGACCTGCCCTCCACCCTGTACGAGGCCCGATGGACGGTGGCGCTGTCCGCCGGACTCTTCCTGCTGGCGGCCGTGGTCAGCGGTCTGTACTTCGGCCTGGACTCCACGGCGCGGGCGATGGTGGTCCCCGAGGCGGATCAGCGCAAGCTCGTCGAGCAGGACTTCGTGAGCTACTACTTCCAGGGCGAGGCCTCGGGCTTCGCCGCCCAGGTGTGGACGAACAACGCCTGGATCACGGTCCAGGCCGTCGTGTTCGGCGTCACCGGGTTCTGGCCGGTGGTGATGCTGCTGCAGAACGGACTGAACGTGGGGCTGTCCGCCGGGGTGATGGGTGCCCATGGCGGGCTGGGCACCTTCTTCGTGTACATCCTCCCGCACGGTCTGCTGGAGATCACCTCGGTGCTGGTCGGCGCCGGGGCCGGGCTCCGCACCTTCTGGGCCTGGGTGAGACCCGGGCAGATGCCACGGCTGTGGGCGCTCTCCCACGCGGCGAGGGCCCTGGTCACGGTCGCGATCGGGCTCGTGCCGGTGCTGCTGGTCTCGGGATTCATCGAGGGCTTCGTGACGCCGAGCTCGCTGCCGCCCGCGCTGCGGATCGCCATCGGCGCGGCGGCGTGGATCGCCTTCCTGGTGTTCATGCTGGGTCGCGGCCGTCAGGTCCATCGCGCCGGCGTGACCGGCGACCTCTCCGAGGAGCTGGTCGGCGCCCGCGTGGCGACCGCCGGCTGACCGGCGCCGCGGCGCAGGGTCGGCCGATCGTGGTCGGTCCGTCTCGGCACGGCGAGCCTGTCGGGGCCGACCCGTCCGTCGGCTGCAGTCGGCCTGGTCGGGTACTGGCGCCACGGCAACGAGTATGCCGATATCGCCGCAGTCATCGCTCCTGCGCCAGCAGACGTCCATGACGCCACGAGCACCCGCCCTGCGAGGCCTGATCGGACGGCCGCGCCGTGCTGGGCGGTCATACTGGGCTTGTGACGAGCACTCTGAGCGGGTTGCCCCGACACGTGCTTCCCGCCCTGCAGGAGCTGTGGTCGGACTTGCCCTGGCACCGAGCGCGGGAAGCACATGGTGCCTTCCACCATGTGCTGCTGCTGCCTCCGGTCGCAGCGCTGCGGATCCGTACGGGCACCGCGCACGTCTCCGCGATCGACCGTGAGCACTCGGTCGCAGCGGCGCTGTCCGCGGCACGCCTGCGGGTCCCGCGTCCGATCCGGGAGCCCGTGCACGCCACCGGTTGGTCGGCGATGGCTGTCGAGTTCGTGCCCGGGGCCGGTCGCGAGGCACGCACCTGGGAGGAGGACAGGTCCGGCCTCCTCGCGATGCTGGAGAGCCTCGCCGACGCCGGGAGGAGCCATCCTGAGCTCGAGGAGTCGCTCCCGGCGGCGCGGGCGTGGTGCGGCGGCGAGGAGTGGCCCGATCTCGTGGACGAGCTGACCGGACCGGATGCCACCGTGCGGGCCGCCGCACGCCGCCGCGTGGATGCCGTCCTGGAGGTGGAGGCCACGGCGGAGCGCTCGCCGATCCACGGCGACCTCGGCTGGCACAACATCCTGGAGGAGCCCACCCGCGGGCCGATGCTGATCGATGTCGACCATGCGGCCTGGGCGGATCCGGCGATGGACATCGCTCCGCTGCTCGCCGTCTATGGCCGCCGGGCGATGTCCGCGGACATCCCCGACCGGACTCTGGATCGGGCCGCAGCGCATCGACGGGTCCTCTCGCTGCAGGTGGCCGTCGCAGCAGAACTCCGAGGTGACGTGAGGCTGCGGGATCATGCACTGCAGAACTTCGCCCGGAGGATCCGGAGCAGGGACCCGCAGTGGTGACCTCCGCCAGCGGTCCCCCGGGGGAGAATGGTGCCATGCAGAGCCGCAGCGAGGAACGGGACTTCTCCGGATACAACGCCGCACAGGAGGCCCGGCCCGTCCGGCCGCTCGCGGTCGCCGCTGTCGAGGCGCTGGATCTCGGGCCCGCGCGAACCGCGCGCACGGCGATCGAGCTCGGCTGCGGGCGGGGCATCGAGGCACGTTTCCTCGCCGAGAACGAGTTCGCGGTGCACACCTACGATGCCGATCGCAGCGTCGAGCAGCTCCTCGTGGAGCTGGGACAGGTCCTGCCTATCACCCACTCGACCATCGACCTCGCGCAGATCACCGCTCTGCCCTCTGCGGATCTGGTGCTCTCCTGCGCGACGCTTCCCTTCGTGCGCCGGGAGGCGTTCCCGACGCTCTGGAGCATCATCCGGGAGTCGCTGCGCCCGGGCGGGGTCCTCGCCGTGGATCTCTTCGGGATCGTGACGGCTGGGCGGCGACCGACGGCACCTTCCTCACCCGGAACGAGGTGGAGGAGCTCCTGCACGGGCTCGAGGTGGTCGATCTGGTCGAGGAGGAGCGGGAGGGCAGGTCCTTCGGCGGGGCCAAGCACTGGCACACCTACCGCGTCGTCGCCCGGAGCAGCTGAGGCCGCCGCCGCATCGCGTCCGGCTCGCCGTGGTCGGGTACGGGCGCCACCGCGAGGGGTATGCCGATATCTCCGCAGTCATCGCCCAGGCGCCAGCAGACGACCAATGCGGCGGCCGGCCCGAGCGGCCGACGACCAGTGCAGCGATCGGCCCGATCAGCTGACGACCAGTGCAGCGGCTGCCCCGAGCAGCCGACGACCAATGCGGCGGCCGCCCCGCGCTCGCCGTCCCGAGCGCGGCGCGGGAGGGGTCGCAGGACGGCGTCGGACCGGCGACGTCCGGCGACGGCGTCACAGCCGGCCGGCCGCCTTGAGCGCGAGGTAGGCGTCGGCGAGAGCCTGGGGAGCCCGCTCGGGCGGGGCATCGACCACATGGGCGCCGACGCGCTCGAGCGCGTGGGAGACCCCCGCGCGTTCGGTGCGGGCCTGCTCGGCGGCGGCCGCCGTGTACACCGAGTCCAGATCGCCCCGACCGGAGGCGAGCTCGTCGAGAGCAGGATCGGAGACCGAGGCGACCACCAGCGGATGATCCCTGGCCAGCCGTGCGGCCACCGGCAGCAGCCCTCCGTGGATCACCGGCTCCTCGACCGGGGTGATCAGCACGACGAGGGAGCCGCGTCGGGTGCGCTCGGTGATCGTGCTCGCGGCGAGCTCCCAGTCGGTCTCCACCAGGGCGGGGTCCACCGCGGCGGTCGCGGCGACCATGTCGTGCAGCACCTTGGTGCGGGTCGAGCCGAGCACCGAGACGTGGGGGATGCGATCCACGCACACCAGGTCCACGCGGTCCCCGGCCTGTCCGGCCAGGGCGGTCAGCAGCAGCGCCGCGTCGAAGGCGGCATCCAGCCGGGTGGCCTCCCCGAGCCGGCCGGCGGAGGTGCGGGAGGTGTCCACGACGATCAGCACGTGGCGGTCCCGCTCGGGCCGCCAGGTGCGCACCACGACGCTGCGCCGCCGGGCGGTGGCGCGCCAGTCGATCGAGCGCACGTCGTCGCCGTCGACGAAGTCCCGCAGGGAGTCGAACTCGGTGCCCTGTCCCCGCTGGTGGATGGCGGCCAGGCCCTCGATCTCCCGGAGCCGCTGGACGCGGGAAGGGAGGTGTCGGCGGGAGCCGAAGGGATGCAGGGCGAGGAGCCTGCCCGGGGCGTCGACCGCAGCGGTGCGCCGTGCGAGGCCGAGCGGGCCCCGCGAGGCGACCAGCAGGGCCCGCGAGCGATGCTCTCCGCGCCGGGTCGGGGTGAAGACCTGGTTCACAGCCCGTCGCTCCTGGGCGGGGAGGCGCAGCGCGGAGCGCTGTGCATCGAGCCCGGCCGTCGGGTTCCAGGCGTCGCGCACCTCGAGGGAGGCGTTCCGTGAGGTCGGATTGATCAGCAGCAGGCGTCCGGTGACGGTGTTGCCGAGCCGGACCTGCGTGGGGGACTCCCGTCGGACGCGCAGGCGGCGCGGGTCCGCGGCCAGCAGCGCATCGGCGAGGACCACCAGGGCCCACACCACGGCCAGGAGCGCCAGCACCCACCACCGGGGCCACAGCACGATCACCGGCAGCGCGAGCAGCGCCACCAGTGCCGCGCGAGGGGTCAGGGAGATCCGCATCGGCGCGTCCTCAGCGGGGGACCGGCACGGAGGCGAGGGTGGCGGCGAGGACGGCCTCGACCTGGGTGCCCTCGAGCTCCGCCTCGGTGGTCAGCCGGACGCGGTGGGAGAGGGTCGAGGGAGCCATCGTCTTGACGTCGTCGGGGGTGATGAAGTCCCGCCCGGTGAGGTAGGCCCAGGCCCGAGCGGTGCGCAGCAGCGCGATCGCGCCACGGGGCGAGACCCCGAGGGCGAGGCTGGGGGAGCGGCGGGTCGCCCGGCACACGTCGACGATGTACTGGACCACCGGGTCCTCGGCGACGACGCGGGCCACGTCCTGCTGGGCGCGGTGCAGCGAGGGGACGTCCACCACGGCGCGCAGACCCGTGGCGGCGAGGTCCGTGGTGTCGAAGCCGTCCGCGTGGCGGCGCAGCACGTCCACCTCCACCTCGCGATCGGGCAGGGGCATCACCGCCTTGAGCAGGAAGCGGTCCAGCTGCGCCTCGGGAAGCGTGTAAGTGCCGTCGAACTCGATCGGGTTCTGGGTGGCGATCACGAGGAACGGGTCCGGCAGCGGGCGGCTGGCGCCGTCCACCGTCACCTGACGCTCCTCCATCGCCTCGAGCAGCGCCGACTGGGTCTTCGGGGGCGTGCGGTTGATCTCGTCAGCCAGCAGGAGGTTGGTGAACACAGGTCCCTCGCGGAAGACGAGGTCGCTGGTGGTGTTGTCGTAGATCAGCGAGCCGGTGATGTCGCCCGGCATCATGTCGGGGGTGAACTGGACGCGCCGCATGCGCACATCCATGGCGGCGGCCAGGGAGCGCACCAGCAGGGTCTTGGCCACGCCGGGAACGCCCTCGAGAAGTACATGGCCGCGGCACAGCAGGGCGACGACGAGGCTGGTCACCGCAGCGTCCTGGCCGACGACGCCCTTGTGGATCTCGTCCGAGAGCAGCTGCAGCCGGCTGCGCGAGTCCTGGTCGAGGTCCGGTCCGGAGGGGGCGGGGGCACCGGTTCCGTGGGCGGGTCCGGGAACGGCGCCGGGGGTGGTGTCGGTCATCGGTCGATCTCCTTCTCGAGATGGTCGAGGTCGTGCGCGAGACGGACGAGGTCCGGATCGCTGGTGACGGGGGTGGGGCCGAGCAGGGTGCGCAGCTGTTCCGGGGTGCGCCTCGAATGCGGGGCGAGCGCCGCGATCAGTCCGTCGAGGGAGGACTCATGGTGCAGTCCCAGACGGTCGGCCAGGCGGATGGAGGTCGCCGTGCGCAGCGATGCGGCGGCGGCATCGCGGGACCCGGAGCGCTGGAGCAGCCGTGCGCGACCCAGCACCAGCTCCTGGGGTCGGACGGTGACGGGCAGAGGTTCGATGACCACCGGGCCGAACCGCCGACCGAGGGCCACGAGCGCGACGACGGTGACGAGCAGCAGCCACAGCACGACCGGACCCGCCCAATCGGGAAGGAAGCCGAGCGGGGTCTGGGAGGTGGCCGCCATCGGGTCGTTCGCCGAGGGCACGTACCAGCTGAGATCGTCCTGGGCTCCCAGCAGGTTCAGGGCCAGCGCGGAGTTGTCGGCGTGGCCCACTCCGGCGTTGGTCAGGAGGTCCGCACTGCCCAGCACGACCAGCCCGTCGTCCTCGACCACGAGGGAGCCCTTCTCGGTGCTGAAGCAGCCCTGGGTCCCGTCGGCGGGCCGGTAGAGGAGGGCGGCGCTCCGGATGGTGTCCGCCTCGGCGGGGATCTCGAGCACCCGCGCGCGGTGGGAGAGGTCGGCGCAGCCGGGGCCGGCATCGACCCGGGCCTTCGTGCGCAGCGATCCGACGGGGGTGATCTCCGAGCCGAGGGAGGACAGGGCCATGCCATCTGGCTGGACGAGCACCAGGGTGCCGCCGGTGCGCTCCTGCGCCTCCGCGAGGGCGGTGAGCTGCCGGTCGCCGAGGCGGCCGGGGTCCGTGACCAGCACGGTGCTCCCCTCGTCGAGGGCGTCGACCGCGTCGGCCGTGTGACGGTCCACGTCGACCGTGACCCCGAGGCCCTCCAGCACCTGGACCACTGCCTTCGAGCCCTGCGCGGTGGGTGCGTCGGGTTCGAGGGGACCATCGCGGTAGTGGCCGCGCGCCACGGCGGCGAGCACGGCGGCGAGAACTGCGATCACCATGATGGTGACGAGGACGGGGTGCCGGCGGTCGGTGTCGGGGACGGACGACGGGCCCGTCGGGCCCTGGGCGGTGCGCGCGGACAGGGCGGCGGCAGGGGCGAGGCTCATGCTGCGCCGCCCGTCCCGGTGGTGGGAGCGCCCGACGCGACGGAAGCCTCCGCGCCGATGCCCGACGGCTCCAGGGCCGAGAGATCGGGGGAGGACTCGGCGATGTACACGGCAAGACGCAGCAGGTCATCCGCCTGCTTTGAGGAGGCCTGCCGGTGCGAGTAGGCGGCGGTGTCGAAGGCGTCGGCACCGCGCTGCAGGCGCCCGCGCAGCTCCGGGAAGGAGGCGCTGGCGCGGGAGGCCGCCTCGTGCGCGGTCATCCCGGCGGCGACGTCGAGCAGGGTCCTCTCCTCGAGGTCGCGCACCAGGGCGCGCAGCGCCAGCACCGTGCCGTCGTCCAGGCGGCCCGCGGCGATCGACTCCTCCGCGGCCCGGCGCAGCTGGGCGGCGCTGAGGACGGGCTCGGCGTCGAGCTCCGGGTCGACGGAGAGGGCGTGGCTGCGGCGGATCAGCCCGGTGCGTCGCAGCACCAGGAAGGCGGCGGCGCCGAGGGCGAGCAGGATCAGCACCGCGATGCCGGCCTGGGTGGTGGACGAGCCGTCGATCCCGTCGAGGACTCCCACCAGCCACTTCTCGATGGAGCCGAGCAGCCACTGGATGAAGCCGGGGGAGTCGTCGTACTCGGCCTTGGACAGCTCCTCGAGGGTCCGTGTTCGGGCCTCGTCGGGATCCAGAGGAGGGCCGGCCATGATCATCGTGCGCCGCCCTCGGCCCAGGCGTCCCGCGCCCGACGGGTCAGCTCCACGTCCCAGGCCTCATGACGCATCCGGCTGTCCGCGTAGACGGCCACGAAGCCGGAGGAGAGGAACGGGGCGAGCACGAAGGTGGCGGCGTAGCTGCCCAGCATCGTGAGGATCGTCAGCACCACCACGCCCGCGACCACGCCCTCGAAGCCGGTCGCGAGCAGGATGACGAGATAGGCGACGAAGGCGACGGTTCCGAAGACTCCGCTGATGACCTGCACCGCGAGGTAGTAGACGAGGTACACAAGCAGCGAGGTGCCCAGCACCCGCCACATCCTGCGCCCGCGCGTCAGCACGAGGCTCCGGCGGATCGCGCCGAGCACCGTGGCGTCCTCGAGGACGAGGGCCGGGACCGCGAGCAGGGTGCGCGCCCAGATCCAGAGGACCGCGAGTGCTCCGAGCACGGCTCCGATCACGATCGGCACGACGGTCAGCCAGCTCGCCTCCTGGAGCACCAGGACGGGCACCAGACCCAGGCCCACCAGCAGCACGAGGGCCGCCATGCTGAGCACCCCGATCAGCAGGCTCACGGCCGTGGCCGGCAGCCAGCGCCGACGCATCGTCGCCCACATCTCGGAGGTGGGCGCGTGCTCGCCCACTGCCTCGCCGAGCGCGACCCGCGTCAGGGCCACGGTGACCAGCGCCGTGGAGACGAGGCTGATCACCGTGGTCACGGCGGTGGAGACCAGGAAGAGCACCAGGTCCCTCAGCGAGCTGAGACCGGTGACGTCGCTCGTCGCCTCGGTGTCCTCGATCATCGACTGCATGTCGCCGAACATCGGCACCATGGATGCCCCGGTCGCGAGGGTGATGATCACGAAGGCGACGCCGTAGACGGCGGCGGCCACGCCGAGGACGGACTTCGGGCGCAGGCGGTAGATCCGCACCGCGGCGCCGAACACCTCCGCCAGGCCCAGCGGGCGCAGCGGGAACAGCGGCAGCGCCTGCGTCAGCTCGCGGCGCGGCCCGCCGGACGCCGGGCCGCCGGGGCCGCTCGACGCGGTCGCCGTGAAGGGCCCCTCCGCGACGGGCGTCGGGTCCGACTCATCGCCGCCGGTCGCCCCCGGGGCGGTCCACTGCGTGCTCATCCGTCCTCCTGCTGGTCGTGGTTCCTGCTGTCCGCACCGACCGTGGCCGAGCGCTCGGGAGCAGAACTCCTGAGGTGACACTACGGAGTGCCGGGCCCCGGGCCGATCCGACGATCGTCGACGACCGTGCATCTTCCGGACACCGCTGCGGGATCGGGCGCCGCCCGCGGACCGGACACCCCTGGCGGGCCGACCTCCAGGGACCTGACCGGGAGCGGTGGCACAATGACCTCCATGACGACGACTTCACGGATCCTCGTGGTCGATGACGATCAGGCCATCGCCGAGATGGTCGGCATCGTCCTGCGCGGGAAGGGCTACGAGGTCGCCACCTCGCCCGACGGCGCCTCGGCCCTCGAGACCTTTCCCCGGCTGCGGCCCGATCTGGTCCTGCTGGACCTGATGCTGCCCGGGATGGACGGCATCGAGGTGTGCCGCAGGCTCCGCCACGAGTCCGGCGTGCCGATCATCATGCTCACGGCCCGCACCGACACCGCGGATGTCGTCGAGGGCCTCGAGGCCGGCGCCGACGACTACCTCACCAAGCCCTTCGAGCCGGAGGAGCTGGTCGCGCGCATCAAGGCCCGCGTGCGTCGGGTCGACGAGCCCACCACGGAGAAGCTGAGCATCGGCGACCTCACCATCGACGTCGACGGCCATGAGGTGCGCCGCGGGGAGGACCTGATCTCCCTGACCCCGCTCGAGTTCGACCTGCTCACCCAGCTCGCGCGCAAGCCGTGGCAGGTGTTCACCCGCGACGTCCTGCTGCGCGACGTGTGGGGCTACCGCCACAGCGCGGACACCCGCCTGGTCAACGTCCACGTCCAGCGGCTCCGTTCGAAGATCGAGCACGATCCGGAGAACCCCGAGATCGTCGTGACGGTGCGAGGAGTCGGCTACCGTGCCGGAGGCGGGTCCTGAGAGCATCGGCACGCAGGTGAGCACATTCCTCGACGACGGGCGGGCCGTCTCGAGGAGCATGCGCCTGGCGCGCGCCGCCGACCCGCGCAGCTGGCCCCTCGCCCTCCGGGTCGTCATGGTGACGACCCTGCTGGCGCTCGTGGCCCTGCTGACCGTCGGCGCCTATCTCTCCTCCGTGATCGCCGACGGGCTCTACGAGCAGCGGCGCGACCGCGTGCTCGAGGACACGCTCGAGGTCAGAGGGGATCTCTCCGAGACGCTCTCCGAGGTCTCCGGGGCGACCAGCACCCAGCAGCAGGACGCCGTCAACGCCTTCGTGCAGACCGCCGGCGGGCAGGGCGGGGGCGACCGGCGCGAGGTGGTCCTCATCCCGGTGGAGACCTCGGGGACGCTGCTGCCGGTGGCCTCCTCGGACGGGTCCCTGTTCAACGAGATCGACGACGAGCTCTCGGCCGCCGTCGGCGAGCAGCCGGACTCACTGTCCTGGCGGTCGATCGGTCGCGAGGACGCCGCGGGCAGGACTCATCCCGCCCTGCTGGTGGGGACCCGGGTGATCGTCCCCGGGGGAGGCTCCTACGACCTCTACCTCGTCTACTCCCTCGAGGAGGAGCAGGAGTCGCTCGCCTTCGTGCAGCGCGTGATCCTCGGCGGAGGGACCGTGCTGCTGGCCCTGATCGTGGGCATCGCGATCGTCGTGGCGCGCATGGTCACCACCCCGCTGAAGCGGGCGGCGCACGCCGCGGAGAGGCTCGCGGCCGGCGACCTGACCAGCCGCGTCGAGGTCGAGGGGGGAGACGAGCTGGCCCGGGTGGGGGACTCGTTCAACGAGATGGCCCGCAACCTCGAGCAGAAGGTCGCCGACCTCACCGAGCTCTCCCATGTCCAGCAGCGCTTCGTCTCGGACGTCTCCCATGAGCTCCGCACCCCGCTGACCACGATCCGCATGGCATCGTCCGTGCTCGACGCCCGCAGCCAGGATCTTCCCGGCGAGCTGCGCCGCACCACGGAGCTCCTCTCGGCGCAGGTCCAGCGCTTCGAGGTGCTGCTGGCGGATCTCCTGGAGATCTCCCGGTTCGACGCCGGGGCCGCGGAGCTCGAGGCCAGCCGGCAGGACATCGACGCGCTCGTCGAACGGGCCCTCGAGGACGTCCGACCGCTCGCGAGCGACCGGGGGTGCGCGCTGGACCTGCACCTGGCCGGGGACGATGTGGTGGCCATCGTCGACGCGCGGCGCATCGACCGGATCCTGCGGAATCTCCTGACCAATGCGATCGAGCACGGCGCCGGGCATCCCGTGCTGGTGCAGACCGCCTCGGATGCGGACTCCGTCGCGGTGGTCGTCCAGGATCACGGCCATGGGATCTCCCCGGAGGCCGCGCAGCGCGTGTTCGACCGCTTCTGGCGGGCGGACCCCTCGCGTGCGCGGAC is part of the Brachybacterium ginsengisoli genome and encodes:
- a CDS encoding DUF58 domain-containing protein, with the protein product MRISLTPRAALVALLALPVIVLWPRWWVLALLAVVWALVVLADALLAADPRRLRVRRESPTQVRLGNTVTGRLLLINPTSRNASLEVRDAWNPTAGLDAQRSALRLPAQERRAVNQVFTPTRRGEHRSRALLVASRGPLGLARRTAAVDAPGRLLALHPFGSRRHLPSRVQRLREIEGLAAIHQRGQGTEFDSLRDFVDGDDVRSIDWRATARRRSVVVRTWRPERDRHVLIVVDTSRTSAGRLGEATRLDAAFDAALLLTALAGQAGDRVDLVCVDRIPHVSVLGSTRTKVLHDMVAATAAVDPALVETDWELAASTITERTRRGSLVVLITPVEEPVIHGGLLPVAARLARDHPLVVASVSDPALDELASGRGDLDSVYTAAAAEQARTERAGVSHALERVGAHVVDAPPERAPQALADAYLALKAAGRL
- a CDS encoding AAA family ATPase, whose amino-acid sequence is MTDTTPGAVPGPAHGTGAPAPSGPDLDQDSRSRLQLLSDEIHKGVVGQDAAVTSLVVALLCRGHVLLEGVPGVAKTLLVRSLAAAMDVRMRRVQFTPDMMPGDITGSLIYDNTTSDLVFREGPVFTNLLLADEINRTPPKTQSALLEAMEERQVTVDGASRPLPDPFLVIATQNPIEFDGTYTLPEAQLDRFLLKAVMPLPDREVEVDVLRRHADGFDTTDLAATGLRAVVDVPSLHRAQQDVARVVAEDPVVQYIVDVCRATRRSPSLALGVSPRGAIALLRTARAWAYLTGRDFITPDDVKTMAPSTLSHRVRLTTEAELEGTQVEAVLAATLASVPVPR
- a CDS encoding DUF4350 domain-containing protein, which codes for MSLAPAAALSARTAQGPTGPSSVPDTDRRHPVLVTIMVIAVLAAVLAAVARGHYRDGPLEPDAPTAQGSKAVVQVLEGLGVTVDVDRHTADAVDALDEGSTVLVTDPGRLGDRQLTALAEAQERTGGTLVLVQPDGMALSSLGSEITPVGSLRTKARVDAGPGCADLSHRARVLEIPAEADTIRSAALLYRPADGTQGCFSTEKGSLVVEDDGLVVLGSADLLTNAGVGHADNSALALNLLGAQDDLSWYVPSANDPMAATSQTPLGFLPDWAGPVVLWLLLVTVVALVALGRRFGPVVIEPLPVTVRPQELVLGRARLLQRSGSRDAAAASLRTATSIRLADRLGLHHESSLDGLIAALAPHSRRTPEQLRTLLGPTPVTSDPDLVRLAHDLDHLEKEIDR
- a CDS encoding DUF4129 domain-containing protein; the protein is MAGPPLDPDEARTRTLEELSKAEYDDSPGFIQWLLGSIEKWLVGVLDGIDGSSTTQAGIAVLILLALGAAAFLVLRRTGLIRRSHALSVDPELDAEPVLSAAQLRRAAEESIAAGRLDDGTVLALRALVRDLEERTLLDVAAGMTAHEAASRASASFPELRGRLQRGADAFDTAAYSHRQASSKQADDLLRLAVYIAESSPDLSALEPSGIGAEASVASGAPTTGTGGAA
- a CDS encoding glycerophosphodiester phosphodiesterase, with the translated sequence MSTQWTAPGATGGDESDPTPVAEGPFTATASSGPGGPASGGPRRELTQALPLFPLRPLGLAEVFGAAVRIYRLRPKSVLGVAAAVYGVAFVIITLATGASMVPMFGDMQSMIEDTEATSDVTGLSSLRDLVLFLVSTAVTTVISLVSTALVTVALTRVALGEAVGEHAPTSEMWATMRRRWLPATAVSLLIGVLSMAALVLLVGLGLVPVLVLQEASWLTVVPIVIGAVLGALAVLWIWARTLLAVPALVLEDATVLGAIRRSLVLTRGRRMWRVLGTSLLVYLVYYLAVQVISGVFGTVAFVAYLVILLATGFEGVVAGVVVLTILTMLGSYAATFVLAPFLSSGFVAVYADSRMRHEAWDVELTRRARDAWAEGGAR